From Pseudomonadota bacterium:
CAAGTCGATGTGCGAGGTCAGCGAGGAGTGCTGGGACGATTTCGACGAGTACGACGACATGGGCGACTGCATCGACGAGTGCAAGGAGGACGCCGAGGACAACGAGGGCGAGGAGTGCTACTCCGAGTTCAAGGACTTCTACTCCTGCTTCTTCCGGGAGATCCTCGACAACGACTGCGACGAGAGCGATGCGATGGAGGAGTGCGAGGACCAGTACGACGACATGGCGGAATGCGAGGGCGAGAACGACGACGAGTGCGCGCCCGGCTGCCCCGAGTACTGGATCGGCGACGGCGCGTGTGATGACGATTGCAACAACGCGGCGTGCGGCTGGGACGGCGGCGATTGTGAGGAAGAGTGCGCCCCGGGCTGCCCAGGGTACT
This genomic window contains:
- a CDS encoding LNR domain-containing protein; the encoded protein is MKTGRIALLAALPTVLGLSLGLASCKDEKSDIEKICKSMCEVSEECWDDFDEYDDMGDCIDECKEDAEDNEGEECYSEFKDFYSCFFREILDNDCDESDAMEECEDQYDDMAECEGENDDECAPGCPEYWIGDGACDDDCNNAACGWDGGDCEEECAPGCPGYWIGDDYCDDECNNAACSWDGGDCG